A single window of Dermacentor albipictus isolate Rhodes 1998 colony chromosome 1, USDA_Dalb.pri_finalv2, whole genome shotgun sequence DNA harbors:
- the LOC135917527 gene encoding ubiquitin-conjugating enzyme E2 Z-like, with product MSDMAPLERNARKPSVINQGSLASRRPWDPLVEESARPSLQCLNRIRKEVAHFYAEPPARVFITREQHDLTKIHALIVGSSGTPYEGGFFQFLIRFPADYPMNPPRMRLMTTDEGRVRFNVNLYANGKVCLSTLGTAPGPGWVPVDYLSNLLVSVQSMMDAEPYFYGCKTEEQPGDSGIYNQFIQHETIRVAVCDQVEAALNGSARCPPAFREQILKTFLELYNGYEEAAKAQQHLTGRVMRDTYTASRVAVFQYEELLMRLRRLKKEAELRNRAVAAIAAAVAAASGQASAQEHEVTDTAEANPKKPEECSHLGDF from the exons ATGTCCGACATGGCACCGCTGGAGAGAAATGCAAGGAAGCCGTCTGTAATTAACCAG GGATCGCTGGCCAGCCGCAGGCCCTGGGACCCGCTGGTGGAGGAGTCAGCGCGACCGTCGCTGCAATGCCTCAACCGGATCAGAAAGGAAGTGGCGCACTTCTACGCCGAGCCGCCGGCTAGGGTGTTCATCACACGTGAACAGCATGACTTGACTAAGATTCACGCCCTCATCGTGGGCTCCTCTGGAACGCCCTACGAGGGCGGCTTCTTCCAGTTCCTCATCAG GTTCCCAGCGGACTACCCCATGAATCCACCCCGCATGCGCCTTATGACCACTGACGAAGGCCGCGTGCGCTTCAACGTGAACCTCTACGCGAATGGCAAGGTCTGCTTGAGCACCCTCGGAACGGCGCCTGGACCAGGTTGGGTCCCCGTTGACTACCTGTCAAACTTGCTAGTCTCCGTGCAGTCGATGATGGACGCCGAACCTTACTTTTACGGATGCAAAACCGAAGAGCAACCGGGCGACTCTGGCATCTACAACCAGTTCATTCAGCATGAGACAATCAGGGTCGCCGTGTGCGACCAAGTTGAAGCCGCCCTCAATGGCAGCGCTCGCTGCCCTCCGGCTTTCAGGGAACAGATCTTGAAGACATTCCTCGAGCTGTACAATGGGTACGAAGAAGCAGCGAAGGCCCAGCAACACCTTACGGGCCGCGTTATGAGAGACACGTACACTGCTTCGAGGGTAGCAGTGTTCCAGTACGAAGAGCTGCTCATGCGTCTGCGCCGTCTCAAGAAGGAAGCCGAGCTCAGGAATAGAGCGGTCGCTGCCATCGCCGCTGCGGTCGCCGCTGCCAGTGGTCAGGCCTCCGCTCAGGAGCACGAGGTCACCGACACGGCCGAAGCCAATCCCAAGAAGCCCGAAGAATGTTCCCATCTCGGAGACTTCTGA